In Coregonus clupeaformis isolate EN_2021a unplaced genomic scaffold, ASM2061545v1 scaf3156, whole genome shotgun sequence, a single window of DNA contains:
- the LOC121532830 gene encoding cholecystokinin-like — protein MAMSGLLLCGLMAALVGFGLTSPVSKSDGNTKQGGILPQLLARREAVRNSAENVARRNKDSQMSMARMAHLSEDQREFMSKQIMQAISEMMNECPDRDYQGWVDFGRRSAE, from the exons ATGGCAATGAGTGGATTGTTGTTGTGCGGCCTCATGGCAGCGCTAGTGGGGTTTGGTTTGACATCGCCCGTATCCAAGTCGGATGGCAACACCAAACAGGGTGGGATACTGCCACAGCTACTGGCCAGGAGGGAGGCAGTGAGGAATAGTGCAGAGAACGTCGCTAGGCGGAATAAAGACAGTCAGATGAGCATGGCACGGATGGCGCACCTGTCGGAGGACCAGCGCGAGTTCATGTCCAAGCAAATCATGCAGGCCATCTCAG AGATGATGAACGAGTGTCCGGACCGGGACTACCAAGGATGGGTAGACTTTGGACGGCGGAGTGCAGAGTAG